Proteins from a single region of Phycisphaeraceae bacterium D3-23:
- the glmS gene encoding glutamine--fructose-6-phosphate transaminase (isomerizing) → MCGIIGVVSSKPVAGKLADGVRRLEYRGYDSVGLATLHDGQIGIRKGVGKVDEVDAKQHFAQALGNTGIAHCRWGTHGGITLNNAHPHLSPDGTIAIVHNGIIENYLDLKQQLEGVGHTFVSETDTEVIAHLIELERTRGAAAAQGTLKDAVARAARKLVGSYALGVVCTDEPDTLIATRNESPLVVGFGEGEHLIASDVAAILTHTDTVIYLDNREVAVLSAGECTILDDAGSVIEKEKHTIDWDVEAAEKGGYEHFMLKEIYEQPGKLADTISPRLRDHEVVFEAETGITPEVLRGIDRVIFLACGTSWHSAMVGEFLFEELAKIPAEVEYASEFRYRNAPIPPGTLVIAISQSGETADTNAALEEAIRRGTRTLAICNVRGSSMTRLAHHTLYTHAGPEIGVASTKAFTTQLAGLYLLNIAMAQAKATLNQQQIDTMLQALRQAPLQVEQILDQNEHIQKIAKHFTARSNAIYLGRGAHFPIALEGALKLKEISYIHAEGYPAAEMKHGPIALIDKQMPVVVIAPNDKLTYQKTLGNIEEVKARDGVVIAIATEGDEVIPNLADHTIFVPDSLYSIGPLLTVIPLQLLSYHVAELRGCDVDKPRNLSKVVTVE, encoded by the coding sequence ATGTGTGGAATTATCGGCGTGGTCTCGTCCAAACCCGTCGCGGGCAAGCTCGCCGACGGCGTCCGCCGGCTCGAGTACCGCGGCTACGACTCGGTCGGGCTCGCCACGCTCCACGACGGCCAGATCGGCATCCGCAAGGGCGTCGGCAAAGTGGACGAGGTCGACGCGAAGCAACACTTCGCGCAGGCCCTGGGCAACACCGGCATCGCCCACTGCCGGTGGGGCACCCACGGCGGCATCACCCTCAACAACGCACACCCCCACCTCTCGCCCGACGGCACGATCGCTATCGTCCACAACGGCATCATCGAGAACTACCTCGACCTCAAGCAGCAGCTAGAAGGCGTGGGCCACACCTTCGTCTCCGAAACCGATACCGAAGTCATCGCCCACCTCATCGAGCTTGAACGCACCCGCGGCGCTGCCGCCGCGCAGGGCACGCTCAAAGACGCCGTCGCCCGCGCGGCACGCAAGCTCGTCGGCAGCTACGCGCTGGGCGTCGTCTGCACCGACGAGCCCGACACTCTGATCGCCACCCGCAACGAGAGCCCGCTCGTCGTCGGCTTCGGCGAAGGCGAACACCTGATCGCCTCCGACGTCGCCGCCATCCTCACGCACACCGACACCGTCATCTACCTCGACAACCGCGAGGTCGCCGTGCTCTCCGCCGGCGAATGCACGATCCTCGACGACGCCGGCAGCGTGATCGAGAAAGAAAAACACACGATCGATTGGGACGTCGAGGCCGCCGAGAAGGGCGGCTACGAACACTTCATGCTCAAAGAGATCTACGAGCAGCCCGGCAAGCTGGCGGACACGATCAGCCCGCGCCTCCGCGACCACGAGGTCGTGTTCGAGGCCGAGACAGGCATCACGCCCGAGGTCCTCCGCGGGATCGACCGCGTGATCTTCCTGGCGTGTGGCACGAGCTGGCACAGCGCGATGGTCGGCGAGTTCCTGTTTGAAGAGCTCGCCAAGATCCCCGCGGAGGTCGAGTACGCCTCCGAGTTCCGCTACCGCAACGCCCCGATCCCGCCGGGCACGCTCGTCATCGCCATCAGCCAGTCGGGCGAGACCGCCGACACCAACGCCGCCCTCGAAGAAGCCATCCGCCGCGGCACCCGCACCCTCGCGATCTGCAACGTCCGCGGCAGCTCGATGACTCGCCTCGCCCACCACACCCTCTACACCCACGCGGGCCCGGAGATCGGCGTCGCCTCCACCAAGGCCTTCACCACCCAACTCGCCGGGCTCTACCTCCTCAACATCGCCATGGCCCAGGCCAAGGCCACCCTCAACCAGCAGCAGATCGACACCATGCTGCAAGCCCTCCGGCAGGCCCCGCTCCAGGTCGAGCAGATCCTCGACCAGAACGAACACATCCAGAAAATCGCCAAGCACTTCACCGCCCGCAGCAACGCCATCTACCTCGGCCGGGGCGCGCACTTCCCCATCGCGCTCGAAGGCGCGCTCAAGCTCAAAGAGATCAGCTACATCCACGCCGAGGGCTACCCCGCCGCCGAGATGAAGCACGGCCCCATCGCGCTCATCGACAAGCAGATGCCCGTCGTCGTCATCGCCCCCAACGACAAGCTGACGTATCAAAAAACCCTGGGCAATATCGAAGAGGTCAAAGCCCGCGACGGCGTCGTCATCGCCATCGCCACCGAGGGCGACGAAGTCATCCCGAATCTTGCCGACCACACCATCTTCGTCCCCGACTCCCTCTACTCCATCGGCCCGCTGCTCACGGTGATCCCGCTGCAACTCCTGAGCTACCACGTCGCCGAGCTAAGAGGCTGCGACGTCGATAAGCCCCGAAACCTGAGCAAGGTCGTGACGGTGGAGTGA
- a CDS encoding SCO family protein, producing MTKHLLNLPVVLAAVFCLAACVVITAVAFQPGPTKLLDGEPIPAPDFAVTDHAGNTVTRADLLGEVWVCDFFLTRCTGVCPLLGQSMSDLAQELQTTRALRDVKLISFSVDPEHDRPDVLADYRASWKPTWSRGSDARWGAIESRWRHTTAEDQQAFWQTVTGGFKLTVGPSADPDAEGTPISHSSKLVLVDRAGNIRGYYDGLNPDDMAALVADLKRVVAE from the coding sequence ATGACCAAGCACCTGCTCAACCTGCCGGTCGTCCTCGCGGCCGTGTTCTGCCTCGCGGCGTGCGTCGTGATCACCGCGGTCGCGTTCCAGCCCGGGCCGACCAAGCTCCTCGACGGCGAGCCGATCCCCGCGCCCGACTTCGCGGTCACCGACCACGCCGGCAACACCGTCACACGCGCGGACTTGCTGGGCGAGGTCTGGGTCTGCGACTTCTTCCTCACCCGCTGCACCGGCGTGTGCCCGCTGCTGGGCCAGAGCATGTCTGACCTGGCGCAAGAGCTCCAAACTACCCGCGCGCTGCGCGATGTAAAACTCATCAGCTTCAGCGTCGACCCCGAGCACGATCGGCCCGACGTCCTCGCCGACTACCGCGCAAGCTGGAAGCCGACGTGGTCGCGCGGCAGCGACGCGCGGTGGGGCGCGATCGAGTCGCGCTGGCGTCACACCACCGCCGAGGACCAGCAGGCCTTCTGGCAGACCGTCACCGGCGGGTTCAAGCTCACCGTCGGCCCCAGCGCCGACCCCGATGCCGAAGGCACCCCGATCTCGCACAGCAGCAAGCTCGTCCTCGTCGACCGGGCCGGCAACATCCGCGGCTACTACGACGGGCTCAACCCCGACGACATGGCAGCGCTGGTCGCCGACCTCAAGCGCGTGGTGGCGGAGTAG
- a CDS encoding right-handed parallel beta-helix repeat-containing protein, whose product MRLACLCASLCCTLPALAQRTIHVPRDLPTIQQAVDEASTGDTVVVAAGTYNGSIHFHNKHITLISEDGAENTTLTHEGRVVEMGPLGVLAGFTITCPPGGAVKTNGNGSIVEDCIFEGNGVRNSRGTSCLGGMGSPIVRRNIFRYNGGPLAWGSNVLGFSNSSSPRIENNLFHDNTTMCIDLQLPQDTNAVAINNTIVNCGGGIAAGAYVANNIIVGCTVACKRHNNMPKDWVFENNLLYDNDEDYGLDQRFNEGVERNTFRGEPRFVDPEAHDYRLQLLSAGIDLGADRRAPDEDLLGATRPAPIAEGEPLLYDIGAYEYVPEGYTPPESIAAPRPGQRTGHFVLIQARWGRGSVWADVSEPVLDHLDERGLDIHADTRRVETDPAPGKPKTLVLHYRIGTRAYFRVYEQGERGRINFSIPPADAPPGQDIVILEASYGASTFVADRTDWLAEVVAAGQASLTVSPETVFIDPAPGRQKILTVAYLYQGRYLTAAVGDGQTLHLNPSAPGRVTNAEINDPVPSPGPRQTGIDDAHATDRHQNPPPFQSVTENLHTDPQATNPSGLTIERQNPNAPPTPATESKPLVPAATVNTALWVGVGLVVLIITLVAGLLIVILLMDRTSKRGEARDVGEVID is encoded by the coding sequence ATGCGACTGGCATGCCTCTGCGCATCGCTCTGCTGCACGCTGCCCGCACTGGCCCAGCGCACGATCCACGTCCCGCGCGACCTGCCGACGATCCAGCAGGCCGTCGACGAGGCCTCGACCGGCGACACGGTGGTCGTCGCGGCGGGGACCTACAACGGGTCGATCCACTTCCACAACAAACACATCACCCTCATCAGCGAAGACGGCGCCGAAAACACAACACTGACCCACGAGGGCCGCGTGGTCGAGATGGGGCCCCTGGGCGTACTCGCCGGGTTCACAATCACCTGCCCGCCGGGGGGCGCAGTGAAGACGAACGGAAACGGGTCGATCGTCGAGGACTGCATCTTCGAGGGCAACGGTGTCCGCAACAGCCGGGGCACCTCCTGCCTGGGCGGGATGGGCTCGCCCATCGTCCGCCGCAACATCTTCCGGTACAACGGTGGCCCGCTCGCCTGGGGCAGCAACGTGCTGGGCTTCTCAAACTCGAGCTCGCCCCGCATCGAAAACAACCTGTTCCACGACAACACCACAATGTGCATCGACCTGCAGCTGCCCCAAGACACCAACGCCGTCGCCATCAACAACACCATCGTCAACTGCGGCGGCGGGATCGCGGCCGGGGCCTACGTCGCCAACAACATCATTGTCGGCTGCACCGTCGCCTGCAAACGCCACAACAACATGCCCAAAGACTGGGTCTTCGAAAACAACCTCCTCTACGACAACGATGAGGACTACGGCCTGGACCAGCGGTTCAACGAAGGCGTCGAGCGCAATACCTTCCGCGGCGAGCCACGCTTCGTCGATCCCGAGGCCCATGACTACCGGCTGCAGCTCCTGTCGGCGGGCATCGACCTGGGGGCCGACCGACGTGCACCGGATGAGGACCTGTTGGGCGCGACCCGCCCCGCCCCGATCGCCGAGGGCGAGCCGCTCCTCTACGACATCGGGGCCTACGAGTACGTCCCCGAGGGCTACACGCCGCCCGAGTCGATCGCGGCCCCGCGCCCGGGCCAGCGTACGGGACACTTCGTCCTGATCCAGGCCCGCTGGGGGCGCGGCTCGGTCTGGGCCGACGTCAGCGAACCCGTACTCGACCACCTCGACGAACGCGGACTCGACATCCACGCCGACACCCGACGCGTCGAGACCGACCCGGCCCCCGGCAAGCCCAAGACCCTCGTCCTCCACTACCGCATCGGCACCCGCGCGTACTTCCGCGTCTACGAACAGGGCGAACGCGGGCGGATCAACTTCTCAATCCCGCCCGCCGACGCCCCGCCCGGCCAAGACATCGTCATCCTCGAGGCGTCCTACGGCGCGAGCACTTTCGTCGCCGACCGCACCGACTGGCTCGCCGAGGTCGTCGCCGCCGGCCAGGCGTCGCTCACGGTCAGCCCCGAGACCGTCTTCATCGACCCCGCGCCGGGCCGGCAGAAAATCCTCACCGTCGCCTACCTCTACCAAGGCCGATACCTCACCGCCGCCGTCGGCGACGGGCAAACGCTCCATCTCAACCCAAGCGCCCCGGGCCGTGTCACAAATGCAGAGATCAATGACCCCGTGCCAAGCCCAGGCCCACGGCAAACAGGCATCGACGACGCCCACGCGACGGACCGCCACCAGAACCCACCCCCGTTCCAGAGCGTCACGGAAAACCTGCACACCGACCCCCAAGCCACAAACCCGTCGGGCCTCACCATCGAGCGGCAAAACCCCAACGCCCCGCCGACCCCCGCCACCGAGTCCAAACCCCTCGTCCCGGCCGCCACCGTCAACACCGCCCTATGGGTCGGCGTCGGCCTCGTCGTCCTCATCATCACCCTCGTCGCCGGCCTGCTGATCGTGATCCTGCTCATGGACCGTACGAGCAAGCGCGGCGAGGCCCGCGACGTCGGTGAAGTCATCGACTAA
- a CDS encoding SDR family NAD(P)-dependent oxidoreductase encodes MARDLTDKVVLITGASSGIGAATALMCARAGMHVSLVARRADKLEAVAKQVSQLGGKAQFFTANVSRSADMQAAVEACWKTFGRLDAVFANAGYGLFEEVLETRDDQARAIFDTNYFGTVYTAKAALPKLNETISGLRHILICSSAASEIGVPKMGVYSATKAAQDSIAGAMRAELHDSNIHVTSVHPIGTRTPFVEVAGGGGHGNTPAAMQQSAEHVAKCVLRSLKRPCPEVWPSRMTRVALAAGTLCPRFAAWAMRRHYRKLKGSA; translated from the coding sequence ATGGCCCGCGACCTGACCGACAAAGTGGTCCTGATCACCGGCGCGAGCAGCGGGATCGGCGCGGCGACGGCGCTGATGTGCGCGCGGGCGGGGATGCACGTGTCGCTGGTCGCGCGGCGGGCGGACAAGCTCGAAGCCGTAGCGAAGCAGGTGTCGCAGCTCGGCGGCAAGGCGCAGTTTTTCACCGCCAATGTCAGCCGATCGGCGGACATGCAGGCGGCGGTCGAGGCGTGCTGGAAGACGTTTGGCCGGCTGGATGCGGTGTTTGCGAACGCCGGGTACGGGCTGTTTGAAGAGGTGCTGGAGACGCGCGACGACCAGGCCCGCGCGATCTTCGATACGAACTACTTCGGCACGGTGTACACGGCAAAGGCGGCTTTGCCCAAACTCAACGAGACGATCAGCGGGCTGCGTCATATCCTGATCTGCAGCAGCGCGGCCAGCGAGATCGGCGTGCCGAAGATGGGGGTGTACTCGGCGACGAAGGCCGCGCAGGACTCGATCGCGGGCGCGATGCGGGCGGAGCTGCACGACAGCAACATCCACGTGACGAGCGTGCACCCGATCGGGACCAGGACACCGTTTGTGGAGGTCGCGGGGGGCGGGGGGCACGGCAACACGCCGGCGGCGATGCAGCAGTCGGCGGAGCATGTGGCGAAGTGTGTGTTACGGTCGCTGAAGCGGCCTTGCCCGGAGGTTTGGCCTAGCCGGATGACGCGCGTTGCGTTGGCGGCGGGGACGCTTTGCCCGCGATTCGCGGCGTGGGCGATGCGTCGGCATTACCGGAAGCTGAAGGGCTCGGCGTAG
- a CDS encoding ABC transporter permease, translated as MNNTPATPAPRDATHAPAPLWPAMWAVWSREMVRFARQRSRVIGALVTPLLFWVLLGFGADRAFDAGGSGNDVGYLAYFFPGALVMILLFTAIFSTISVIEDRREGFLQGVLVSPAPRVAVVLGKVMGGASIATAQGLVFLLLFPLVSDDWPGLGMYLAAAAFMPVVAIGLTGLGLVLAWPMDSTAGYHAMMNILLMPMWFLSGAVFPVETAPGWMRIVMAANPLTYGHQTLAGLLLGDGAGETLLPLWACAAIAVGFALLMIGWATRLASKPA; from the coding sequence ATGAATAACACCCCCGCGACCCCCGCCCCACGCGACGCGACCCACGCCCCGGCCCCCCTCTGGCCCGCGATGTGGGCGGTCTGGTCACGCGAGATGGTCCGCTTCGCCCGGCAGCGCTCGCGCGTCATCGGCGCGCTCGTCACCCCCCTGCTCTTCTGGGTCTTGCTCGGTTTCGGCGCCGACCGCGCGTTCGATGCGGGTGGCTCGGGCAACGACGTCGGCTACCTCGCCTACTTCTTCCCCGGCGCGCTGGTGATGATCCTCCTGTTCACCGCGATCTTCTCGACCATCAGCGTTATCGAAGACCGGCGCGAAGGGTTCTTGCAGGGCGTCCTAGTCAGCCCCGCGCCGCGCGTCGCGGTCGTGCTAGGCAAGGTGATGGGCGGTGCGTCGATCGCGACGGCGCAGGGGCTGGTGTTCCTGCTGCTGTTCCCGCTGGTGTCGGACGACTGGCCGGGGCTGGGGATGTACCTCGCCGCGGCGGCGTTTATGCCGGTGGTCGCGATCGGGCTGACGGGGCTGGGGCTGGTGCTTGCTTGGCCGATGGATTCGACGGCGGGGTACCACGCGATGATGAACATCCTGCTCATGCCGATGTGGTTTCTGAGCGGCGCCGTCTTCCCGGTCGAGACCGCGCCGGGGTGGATGCGTATCGTGATGGCGGCGAACCCGTTGACGTACGGCCACCAAACGCTGGCGGGCCTGCTGCTCGGCGACGGCGCGGGCGAAACGCTCCTGCCGCTGTGGGCCTGCGCGGCGATCGCGGTGGGCTTCGCGCTGCTGATGATCGGCTGGGCGACCCGGCTGGCGAGCAAGCCGGCGTGA
- the pyrE gene encoding orotate phosphoribosyltransferase, producing the protein MTRDQLIQRIADAALLRGEFTLRSGRTSKYYLDKYLFTTQPDILEALGAMFAQRIDKIPGVDRLAGTELGGIPLVSAAAIATGKPAILIRNQKKGYGTAKQLEGAIHPGETVVLLEDIATTGGQVLEAGTMLRDEFKVNVPAIIATIDREEGARENIEAAGFVFDALFTKSDLGIDE; encoded by the coding sequence ATGACACGCGACCAACTCATCCAGCGCATCGCCGACGCCGCCCTCCTCCGCGGCGAATTCACCCTCCGCTCGGGACGCACCAGCAAGTACTACCTCGACAAGTACCTGTTCACGACCCAGCCCGACATCCTCGAAGCGCTGGGCGCGATGTTTGCCCAGCGCATCGACAAGATTCCCGGTGTTGATCGTTTGGCCGGGACCGAACTGGGCGGGATCCCACTGGTCAGCGCCGCGGCCATCGCCACCGGCAAGCCCGCCATCCTCATCCGCAACCAGAAGAAGGGCTACGGCACCGCCAAGCAGCTCGAAGGCGCGATCCACCCCGGCGAGACCGTCGTCCTCCTCGAAGACATCGCCACCACCGGCGGCCAGGTCCTCGAAGCCGGCACCATGCTCCGCGACGAATTCAAAGTCAACGTCCCCGCCATCATCGCCACCATCGACCGCGAAGAGGGCGCAAGAGAAAACATCGAAGCGGCCGGGTTTGTGTTCGATGCGCTGTTTACGAAGAGCGACTTGGGGATAGATGAGTAG
- a CDS encoding SIS domain-containing protein → MPSLTDPDALLKANLAEVAALSAQCEALAPGLAEATRVIGEALTSGRKLLACGNGGSAAGDAAHLTSEIANRYCDDRPPYPAIDLTADHNIVTAIANDYGIDQMFARQVRAHSQQGDVLCVFSTSGNSANIVAAIAQAESQGVRTIAFLGKGGGRCKGLSDIELIVPSDVTARVQEMHLVLYHTICEALEPALARVNSSQ, encoded by the coding sequence ATGCCGAGTCTGACCGATCCCGATGCGCTCCTGAAGGCAAATCTCGCCGAGGTCGCTGCGCTGTCCGCGCAGTGCGAAGCGCTTGCGCCGGGGCTGGCCGAGGCGACGCGGGTGATCGGGGAGGCGTTGACGTCTGGGCGCAAGCTGCTGGCTTGCGGCAACGGGGGGAGCGCGGCGGGGGATGCGGCGCACCTGACCAGCGAGATCGCGAACCGGTACTGCGACGACCGGCCGCCCTACCCGGCGATCGACCTCACGGCCGACCACAACATCGTCACCGCGATCGCGAACGACTATGGCATCGACCAGATGTTCGCCCGCCAAGTCCGCGCACACAGCCAACAGGGCGATGTGTTGTGCGTGTTTTCAACGAGCGGGAACTCCGCGAACATCGTCGCGGCCATCGCGCAGGCGGAGTCGCAGGGCGTGCGCACCATCGCGTTTCTTGGCAAGGGCGGGGGCAGGTGCAAGGGGCTAAGCGATATTGAGTTAATCGTTCCGAGTGATGTGACCGCGCGGGTGCAGGAGATGCATCTGGTGCTGTATCACACGATTTGTGAGGCGTTGGAGCCAGCGCTCGCGCGAGTGAACAGTTCACAGTGA
- a CDS encoding sodium:calcium antiporter: MPYLFDTATLASLMPERWFAGTHQAVLILVAIVAMALVIKGADWLVEGAAGIAAKLGMPKVIIGATIVSLGTTAPEAAVSVLAAFAGNAGLALGNGVGSIIADTGLIFGLGCVLVVLPADKFVLTRQGWVQFGSATILAVLCWVLFAMYGSDATIGWVFGAMFLAMLAWYLAVSVKWARQHAHGSPHIVTEGEHTDSGDVDVDMHEGAEDHSLLMLAVMGVVGLVVVIAGGDGLVGAVSELARQWGVPDVVIAGTIVAFGTSLPELVVGIQSLRKGHFELLVGNVIGADILNVLFVVGAAAVAAPLAIADQTTSFVYIALPSMMLMLLYFRLCIFKASKDGHFSKWMGYPLLAGYVAFSVLSYLMAS, from the coding sequence ATGCCCTACCTCTTCGACACCGCCACACTCGCCTCACTCATGCCCGAACGCTGGTTCGCCGGCACGCATCAAGCCGTCCTGATCCTGGTCGCTATCGTCGCCATGGCCCTGGTCATCAAGGGCGCCGACTGGCTCGTCGAAGGCGCGGCCGGCATCGCCGCCAAACTCGGCATGCCCAAGGTCATCATCGGCGCCACGATCGTCTCGCTCGGCACCACCGCGCCCGAAGCCGCCGTCTCCGTCCTCGCCGCCTTCGCAGGCAACGCAGGCCTCGCACTGGGCAACGGCGTCGGGTCCATCATCGCCGACACCGGGCTCATCTTCGGGCTGGGCTGCGTCCTCGTCGTCCTCCCCGCCGACAAGTTCGTCCTCACACGACAGGGCTGGGTCCAGTTCGGCAGCGCAACCATCCTCGCCGTCCTGTGCTGGGTCCTCTTCGCCATGTACGGCAGCGACGCCACCATCGGCTGGGTCTTCGGCGCGATGTTCCTCGCCATGCTCGCCTGGTACCTCGCCGTCTCCGTCAAGTGGGCACGCCAGCACGCGCACGGCTCGCCACACATCGTCACCGAAGGCGAACACACCGACAGCGGCGATGTCGATGTCGATATGCACGAAGGCGCAGAAGACCACTCGCTCCTGATGCTCGCCGTCATGGGCGTCGTCGGCCTCGTCGTCGTCATCGCCGGCGGCGACGGGCTCGTCGGCGCGGTCAGCGAACTCGCCCGGCAATGGGGCGTGCCCGACGTCGTCATCGCCGGCACCATCGTCGCCTTTGGCACGTCGCTCCCCGAGCTCGTCGTCGGCATCCAGTCCCTCCGCAAGGGACACTTCGAGCTGCTCGTGGGCAACGTCATCGGCGCGGACATCTTGAACGTCCTCTTCGTCGTCGGCGCTGCGGCCGTCGCCGCCCCGCTCGCCATCGCCGACCAGACCACGTCCTTCGTCTACATCGCGCTGCCCAGCATGATGCTCATGCTCCTCTACTTCCGCCTGTGCATCTTCAAGGCCAGCAAGGACGGCCACTTCAGCAAATGGATGGGCTACCCCCTTCTCGCGGGCTACGTTGCGTTCTCCGTGCTGTCGTACCTGATGGCTTCATAA